GAATTCCCCTCCTTTTTCCTTGCTCCCTAGCTGTGATGCCtacaccccctccctccctccctttctctcccgcTCTCCTCACAGCTGCACTGAGCTCCGGGCGATGTCATGACACAGAGTGGCTTCGCTTTGGCATTGCACTCATCACCCAGTGGAGGCAGCTACAGTTTCCTATTCTTCTCTTGCCATTGGCTGCTGGGCAGAAAAATACATTTCGGGTGTGTTTACAGTTTTTTATTAATAACGCTACTTTGCACAAATGAAATACGGCAACATGCCCAGACTTGTGacgaaaaaccaaaacaattgtTTCCCCACAGATCTGGATTTGTGGCAAACGAATGCATTGATGTTGAGAGATGCTGGAAATAGAGTAGATAACGTTGGTTCCATGTGCACTTACAGAATCCAATCAACTATCATGAGCAGTGATATATCTTCAGTGGGCAATCCAACGGAGTCCAACACAAGGATCATGGATACCATGCCGGCCTGTGGGATGCCCGCTGCACCTGTGCTTGCAACTGTGACAATCAAACTGAAGAGCAGAAACAGTGATGGTTATGTAATAttatctttgattttttttgtttcaagcATTGATAATACACCAACTCAACGGGAAGTATTATGATGTAAAGACTGTGCTTGATCTGCTAAATCTTAAATTACTCATGTGAATGAATTAATTCAATGATCaactgaaaacaacaacagcatttGACCAATctgagctcaatgttgagctcaaTCTTGAACACCTGGAGAGGGTTCAAGTCTGCCTTGAAGAGTGTGTATTCAAGGACTACCCCTACGATGAAGACGTGTTTCATATCTGTGTGGACCTAACGTCAGAGTATAATCTGAAATTAACAAATGATGTGTTTGAAACAGTGAACCTGTATATCAAACGCAGACACCTCATAAAAAATGAACTAGATCTAGATCCTTAACTTTTCTGGGCCAGTGTCAAACTTTATATTTCggaaattatatattttgtctCCGTTTCATTCCAGGACAAAAATGCTAACTTGTGATTGCAACTGTCAAAATTATAGTTCATGTTGTAGCCCGTAATAGATGCAAATATAATTGTAGctaatatatgtacacataatcGTTGTTGTCCTTACACTGCCTATTTGTAAAAACTGTAAAATAACACACATTATCCACACATTAATTAacctcaattatttatttttcaactttGATCACAAGTTGTAAACATACCACTTAAAAGAACATGTTCTTAAACTGAAAACATgttcaataaaacaaataatttccCTGGAACATTAGCTAAAAATAACCGATTTAGGGCACTTTAACATTAGCGGTTACACTGTATTAACATTAATGGGACTTTTCAGCTGTGATACCACTTACAAAATGTTGTTTAAAGCCCTATGTTGATGTTGATATAACGGTATTCTCCtttgagaaacacatgagacacacagctGATTACTGACAGTTTTCATTTTCGTTTACGTAACTTAATTAACGTTATAACGTTAGTTAAGTTACGTTACGACAGGGGAACTCGTTCACGATCATCGACGGTGAAAATAGATTGTTGTTgtcactccctccaggaaatACTCGTTCTTGGGTTACTGATGAATTTATTGGAATCATGCGCACTTCAGTCAACCAGCGTCTCAATCCACCGTCGAACTGTAGGCTACACATACATTTAACAAAGGTTGCCGTTCACATTACATAAAACAGTTTGGACAGACATATGCGCGacaaaaacatgaacataaaacataaagaacGTACCTCACAGGCTGCACACAACCAAgagggaatgggtccactttAAAATGATCTTGCAATTACTTACACTTCTTACAAATATCGCTACCACATGGTTTTTTGAGATGGTCGCAACCAAATGCGTCCCAAAGGAAACAAAAATAGTTCCCatcaaatgcaaaataaaaacaaaatcaatattcAACAaaacgagttgtacaaataataatatgcaaCCAAACTTATTACGAATGTCATACATCATATTTATGGCCGTTAAAGGTGTCAAAGAGACATTAACTTCAATCTTGTAACGTATTTAGCTGCAACAGTGAACTGATTAAAATACTTTATCGTGAtgtataacattttaaatatacaaaagtcACCAGTAATAGTTACCTTATTGAGAATTGCATCGGGGTACAACGCCTGTGAGGACAATGTGACTGAAGCGCATGCACATATCTTATCTCATTATCGCGacttttctatctcataataatgactttttatctcataatttagactttctatctcataattaatttatttgtggtggaaatgggcttccatagtatatagaattattattattattttaaaggtttttaagtgtgtgtgatgaatctTTTTACGAAAAACACACTCGTGGTTGTAAAAATCAACAAGTGATATCAAActctctcatttctctgtgacaaacatgttttagagGAAAGTTTAAAGCACAGAGACTGACTGACAAATGCTTTCTGGTCTCAACATGAACTCTGGACTTTGTGGTGTTTCAGGAGGAAAACTGAGTTTTTATCTTAttagtttaatattttataCATTAGCTTCGTATGAAACCCTGAAAATAAGACAAGAAGAAAGTACTTTGTTCATATTTGTATAAtagtcatgaaaaaaaaaatggggtTCTCACATTACAAATGACGAAAACATCTTGATAAATGAAGGTCTGGTGCTTTCTGTCTTCAGAaacatgcagaggaagagaaacaacaATATAAAGGCATCAATATGAATATTCATCAGACATTTAGAGCTCAGAGAAGTTTAAATGTTCATGCAGATAAAAGTCAGTTCAGTTAAAGAAAGATCATCATGAGCAGTGAGAGCCTCCAtgactaaacacacacaggaaggagcgccacctacaggaactcAGACATCTACACAACAATAAGGAGAAGATGTACAAGTCCCGCCCAcaaggtttgattgacaggtaaaGAAAAGTCTGCTCTCAGCAACAATGAttgaaacaaaacaagtttaatcataataataataatacattaaatttCTATAGcacttttcatagtactcaaagacgctttacaacacataattgaaaaaatcctaaaagctatgcattaaaaattacaataaaaacaaacgataaaagcaaataagaaagaacacacaatcacacaatcacacattaagtTTTTTTTggtgggttttgattagtgATTTAAACGATGAAAGTTCGGAGCAGTcacggatgattttggggagagagttccagagggagggggtggaAATGGAGACTTAAAACACTGACTTTAACCAGCTTTCCCTGAACTCACTTCTGTCTATTTGAGTTTACTGAACTCAGCAGTGTCTCCAGGAGAATAAAACCCAAGTCCAgcatagagaggctgagtgaatgtggtctggactctgtggaggagagtcatggtgtcagagacgctgtagaaggacagaatacctgctctgtgatccaggtacacTCCTAATCTGGAGGACCGAGGACCAGAGACGGGAGTTTGGACATCGTTGTGCCAAAATGTAAAACTGTTATTAATATAACGTAACGCCCAAGTTTTGCTATTGGATCCAAACCCACATTCATCCCAGCTTCCTATTCTGCTGATATTCTTGTATGACACTGCTACATAAacttctcctctccactccacctcccagtaacaacatccagtcagactctctctactcAGGACTTGACACCATCTAGTaaacctgtctgagtgactagAATAAGACTGTTCCTCACTCATAACTGTTGCTTTTCTGTTCCCATCAGATAATAACAGCTCAGTGTTtgctgtgtttggatccagagTGATGTCACGTGAATACCTTAAGAATCCAGCCCTGGTCTCTGGCTCTGCTTGTGAAGGTGACAGTAAAACGTTCACTTCAGTCACTGCCAGTGAGACGTTTGTCCACTTGTCCCCCAGAACGTCCTGTAGTTTATCTCTGACTTCTGACACAGCCGCCGTCACGTCCTCAAAGTGTCTCAGAGGACGGATATCGATGCCGGACGAGTCTGTAGACTCACCGagtggtgacagtgaggggtaGTTGAGTAGAAACTGGTTgagatcctctgtgtgtgacagcagcttcagctcagcGTCATTCCTCTTAAGCTCAGagatctcctgctccagcttctcctgaagctCTTTGACTCGACTCACTTCACTTTTCTGCTgggatctgacctgctgcttcacATCAGAGCGTTTGTTCTCCATGAGACGGATCAGCTCAGTGAAGATCTTCTCACTGTCCTCCACTGTTTTATCAGCAGAGAGGTTgagggcctccacctcctgatggagcagcttcaggtctttctctctgtcctggattctctgctggatgttgcgtcgactcccctccagctctctctgcctctcggtcctttctgctgcagctgagactgTGTCGTGGCCTTTATGTTCATCCACAGAGCAGAGGTAACAGATACACTGCTGATCAGTACGGCAGAACATCTTCATCACCTCGTCATGACGAgaacagatgttctcctggagcttgttggaggggtccaccagcttgtgtttcttGAATTGAGGAACATCATAATGAGGCTGGAGGTGTTTCTCGCAGTAAGAACCCAGACACACCAGACAGGACTTGAAGGCCTTCTGTCTCctcccagtgcagacatcacaggccacatcttCAGGTCCAGCATAGCAGTTatcagcaggagcagcttggagtccagtcttcttcagctgctccactagAACTGCCAACATGGGGTTCTTCAGCAGGACAGGCCTCGGTGTGAAGGTCTGCCTACACTGAGGGCAGCTGTGGAGTTTCTTCCCATCCTCTTCATCCCAGTGGGCtttaatacagttcatgcaGTAGCTGTGTCCACAGGGAATAGTCACCGGATCCTTCAGGAGAACCAGACAGATGGAACAAGAGAAGGTTTCCCGATCCAGCTGAACTCCTTTTTGCTCCATTTTACCTTTCAGTAGCAACGACTCCGTCACACCGTCACtctgatgtgaacaacatgtgatggttcagtgaacggggcgtgtcagctctattgggagggaaccaggaagtatgtggacagagtgcagttgtctgtgtttgagagcaggagcaagaggaagagagaggggctTATCAAGCTCTACTttattcctggaggaggagcagcggtgTGAATGTGAACTTTGCTCCTCATTTACAGACAAAGACTCTGTTACAACCTGCTCCATGTTTTAAATCACCTCACTTTCTTcattttaacatatttattGGCTGCTCAGATCTTGATgattgctccatatttctctacAACTCTTCCTCAAATCCAGTTTGCCTGCTGAGGGTTGTCTCAGTGATTTGTTTGTCCTACTGAATCAGTTTGCTGCCTGTCATTAAAGCAGCCGTTCAGGTAGAAGCAGTCAGTCAGGCGCCTCTCCCTCACAGAGACTAAAGACCCCCCAGCTCGCCCTCTGCATGCCTTCATGTTGTTATAAATCTCTCTGCTGCAGACACCATCTCTACATTAAACTCTCTGGGTCAAAGTCGATACTCTGATGCAAAGCAACTGGCTCAAGTGGAACACAACAGGATCTTACATGAAATGCCAAGGCAGCGAGCAACCAGTAGTGATAATTAATACCGTATCCTTTTATTCTCCACTAGCATGAGGGCTCAGAGGCATACGCTTGTGACTCCTCATTGCGTCTACatataacatgtattttaaagCAAGACTACAAGTATAATTCATATGTGGAGGTCAGAAGTTGTTCAATTATTCCATGAATAATTCCATCATCTCACACAATATTATTGTTGCCACAGACCAAGAAACCAGTTTGTAGAACAGGAAGTTGGCAAACAGTTGGTTAAGTGTGGGCGTCTCCATGTTGGTAGTTGCTCTTTCATAACGCCTCGGCATAGACGTCATCACTCGTGTCCTCGGGTGGTTTCACAGCGTCTCCACTCAATGACTGCGGCTCATTACGGCTCACTCCTTTGTTTGTCTCAACAGATGTTTTGATGTAAATGTTATAGATGTTTGATCACATGGTATAAGTCATCATGTTATTCAACAGATGATTGTAAATGAATACGTTTGTGAGATGAGAAAAAGACGATCTGTgtgtgtaacggatccccgtatatcaatcggcgtgagactttactgctggtgaacttctttatttcttttcttccgttGTATAATCATGAACCAAAACAATTGAATTAAagcctccttgtcaccaccgtaagagcgttagcctcatacgggtccattaaaactctTCATataatgcgcatccgtccgtcaCATTTAGCCGTTacgtcaagtttgtatattaacacaaaataaaggtgcgcttccttctaacatttcaaaataaaagtcaaatttagctcaaaccggaagtagattaaaacatatacaaaatcattaaaacaatacaatacaaaaaggcatacatcaaaaccaattaagcagatacaaaataaggcaatcaacacaaaacaataaaccttataaggggttatttacacttCCACCAAATTACAGTGTTTTACAAAATGGAAACCTAAAACACAAAATTTCCACTTACAGCATTACCCTTCAAATGTATAGGCTATACCACAGTAAACCATATCACATTTCATAAATGCTTAGTGATTAACAGATTCTAGTAATAAGACTAATTTCTGGACAGGGCGCTCCAAAGCGGGCCTGCTGGTGCGCTCTCCTTTGTGGCTCCGTTCTTTCTCTCCAAACAAGATTTTAACCCTTCTCACAAGTCCATCTTTGTCTTGAATGACTTCTGAGACTGTCCCAAGTCTCCATTTGCTTTGTGGTAGTGTCCTCCGCGTCCGGTACTATACCACCGACCTGCAGGTTCCTTTTAGTGCTACGCCAGCACTGCCTTGTACTCTTTTTATCCACTCTTTATCTACTCCAAAACTGCTCCGTCAAGTACTGCACCTGgtttcaagagattcaagatgttttatttgtcacatacacacacagggtgtgcagtgaaatgaaagtggcaatgctcagcaggaatgtgcaagggcaacaagtacacactatttacaataaaaaacaacacaatatttacagtaagtgtgtgtgtgtgtgtgtgtgtgtgtctaagcggtgtgtg
This portion of the Pseudoliparis swirei isolate HS2019 ecotype Mariana Trench chromosome 8, NWPU_hadal_v1, whole genome shotgun sequence genome encodes:
- the LOC130197587 gene encoding tripartite motif-containing protein 16-like isoform X1 is translated as MEQKGVQLDRETFSCSICLVLLKDPVTIPCGHSYCMNCIKAHWDEEDGKKLHSCPQCRQTFTPRPVLLKNPMLAVLVEQLKKTGLQAAPADNCYAGPEDVACDVCTGRRQKAFKSCLVCLGSYCEKHLQPHYDVPQFKKHKLVDPSNKLQENICSRHDEVMKMFCRTDQQCICYLCSVDEHKGHDTVSAAAERTERQRELEGSRRNIQQRIQDREKDLKLLHQEVEALNLSADKTVEDSEKIFTELIRLMENKRSDVKQQVRSQQKSEVSRVKELQEKLEQEISELKRNDAELKLLSHTEDLNQFLLNYPSLSPLGESTDSSGIDIRPLRHFEDVTAAVSEVRDKLQDVLGDKWTNVSLAVTEPETRAGFLRYSRDITLDPNTANTELLLSDGNRKATVMSEEQSYSSHSDRFTRWCQVLSRESLTGCCYWEVEWRGEVYVAVSYKNISRIGSWDECGFGSNSKTWALRYINNSFTFWHNDVQTPVSGPRSSRLGVYLDHRAGILSFYSVSDTMTLLHRVQTTFTQPLYAGLGFYSPGDTAEFSKLK
- the LOC130197587 gene encoding tripartite motif-containing protein 16-like isoform X3; translation: MEQKGVQLDRETFSCSICLVLLKDPVTIPCGHSYCMNCIKAHWDEEDGKKLHSCPQCRQTFTPRPVLLKNPMLAVLVEQLKKTGLQAAPADNCYAGPEDVACDVCTGRRQKAFKSCLVCLGSYCEKHLQPHYDVPQFKKHKLVDPSNKLQENICSRHDEVMKMFCRTDQQCICYLCSVDEHKGHDTVSAAAERTERQRELEGSRRNIQQRIQDREKDLKLLHQEVEALNLSADKTVEDSEKIFTELIRLMENKRSDVKQQVRSQQKSEVSRVKELQEKLEQEISELKRNDAELKLLSHTEDLNQFLLNYPSLSPLGESTDSSGIDIRPLRHFEDVTAAVSEVRDKLQDVLGDKWTNVSLAVTEVNVLLSPSQAEPETRAGFLRYSRDITLDPNTANTELLLSDGNRKATVMSEEQSYSSHSDRFTRWCQVLSRESLTGCCYWEVEWRGEVYVAVSYKNISRIGSWDECGFGSNSKTWALRYINNSFTFWHNDVQTPVSGPRSSRLGVYLDHRAGILSFYSVSDTMTLLHRVQTTFTQPLYAGLGFYSPGDTAEFSKLK
- the LOC130197587 gene encoding tripartite motif-containing protein 16-like isoform X2, whose product is MEQKGVQLDRETFSCSICLVLLKDPVTIPCGHSYCMNCIKAHWDEEDGKKLHSCPQCRQTFTPRPVLLKNPMLAVLVEQLKKTGLQAAPADNCYAGPEDVACDVCTGRRQKAFKSCLVCLGSYCEKHLQPHYDVPQFKKHKLVDPSNKLQENICSRHDEVMKMFCRTDQQCICYLCSVDEHKGHDTVSAAAERTERQRELEGSRRNIQQRIQDREKDLKLLHQEVEALNLSADKTVEDSEKIFTELIRLMENKRSDVKQQVRSQQKSEVSRVKELQEKLEQEISELKRNDAELKLLSHTEDLNQFLLNYPSLSPLGESTDSSGIDIRPLRHFEDVTAAVSEVRDKLQDVLGDKWTNPETRAGFLRYSRDITLDPNTANTELLLSDGNRKATVMSEEQSYSSHSDRFTRWCQVLSRESLTGCCYWEVEWRGEVYVAVSYKNISRIGSWDECGFGSNSKTWALRYINNSFTFWHNDVQTPVSGPRSSRLGVYLDHRAGILSFYSVSDTMTLLHRVQTTFTQPLYAGLGFYSPGDTAEFSKLK